tCCCAATGGTTAGACTTAGATCAAGCTAAATATCTGCTATCTGATAATCAAGGCAATTATTAACAGCTAGAGTATTCATTTGTTCTAGGCAACATTTTAAGAATGACATTCTGGAAACGATTTAAAAGACAACAATCAAGATAAAGAAGGTTCTGGAAAGATGGTCATATGAGAAGACATGGAATTGTTAGCCAAAAGAGAAGGCACAAAGGTGGTATAGGTGCTGCCCTTGAGCAATTGAATGCTTGTCACACAGGAAAGAGAATCCTTATTCTATGCTATCCAAAGAGAAGGACTAAGGTCAAAAGGGAGGACTTAAAGGGAGATAGGATGCCCCAATGTAAGCATGAGCAGGAAGTTGAGCTATTCAGCAGAATTCACTATTTAAGAAGTGATACACTCCAGCCACTAATTATGTTCAAACCGgttgcaaaaaattttaaattatagttaaaatgcaagtccaggccaggcgtggtggcacacaactgtcatcccagcactttgggaggccaaggtgggtagatcacctgaggtcaggatttcaagaccagcctggccaaaatggtgaaaccacgtcgctaccaaaaatacaaaaacgttatccaggtgtagtggcatacacctgtagtcacagctactcaggaggctgaggcaggagaatcacttgaacccaggaggcagaggttgcagtgagccaagatcatgccattgcactgcagcctgggtgacaagagcgaagctccatcttaaaaaaaaaaaaaagaaaaagaaaaaatgcaagccCACACATTTCTACAGTACTTAATGAAAAGTTGTCACAGGACCTTAAGAACGCAAAAGCTTGGTTTAgccattactttttgtttttgtttttttaaaaggaaggtgttttgtgaatatttatatgttatttataaaatgtaagtTATAGCTATATCTATGCTATATCTTGTCATTAAAATTTGGATATTTATCTAAATCTATTTCCTAAAAAGGGCAAAGAGCTTTCTCAAGAATTTTTTGATGTAACAGTTCTAAAGACTACTGATGTGTAACTTTGAGATGACGAATGTCTATTATAAGACGTGATATTTGTTGGAATTAGTTGAAAATTCTGAGTGTtctagaacagaggcctcagaaataacactacacatctacaaccatctgatctttgacaaacctgacaaaaacaagcaatggggaaaagattccctatttaataaatggtgttgggaaaactgactagccatatgaagaaaactgaaaccaaaccccttcctcacaccttatacaaaaattaactcaagatagattaaagacataaacgtaagacctaaaaccataaaagccctagaagaaaacctaggcaataccattcaggatataggcatgggcaaagacttcatgactaaaacaccaaaagcaatgacaacagaAGTCATaatttacaaatgggatctaattaaactaaagagcttctgcacagcaaaataaactatcatcagagtgagcaggcaacctacagaatatgagaaaatttttgcaatctttccatctgacaaagggctaatatctagaatctacaaagaacttaaacaaatttacaagaaaaaaacaaacaaccccatcaaaaactgggcaaaggatatgagcagacacttctcaaaagaagacatttatgtggccaacaaacgtatgaaaaaaacctcatcatcactggtcattagataaatgcaaatcaaaaccacaatgagataccatctcacaccagttagaatggtgatcattaaaaagtcaggaaatagcagatgctggagaggatgtggagaaacaggaatgcttttacactgttggtgggagtgtaaattagttcaaccattgtggaagacagtgtggcaattcctcaaggatctagaaccagaaataccatttgatgcagcaatcccattactgggtacatacccaaaggattataaactgttctactataaagaaacatgcacatatatgtttattgcagcatggttcacaatagcaaagacttggaaccaacccaaatgcccatcaatgatagactgcataaagaaaacatggcacatatacaccatggaatactatgcagccataaaaaaggatgagttcatgtcctttgcagggacatggatgaagctggaaaccaacattctcagcaaactaacacaggaacagaaaaccaaacaccacatgttctcattcataagtgggagttgaacaatgagaacacatggacacagggagaggaacgtcacacactggggcctgtgtgggggttgggggctaggggagggatggcatcaggataaatacctaatgtagatgacgggtgaTGGGTTCAGCAaacaccatggcacgtgtatgcctatctaacaaacctgcacgttctgcacatgtaccccagaacttaaaatataataatttaaaaaaagtgtggtcccagctgctcaggaggctgaggcaggagaatggtgtgaacccaggaggcagagcttgcagtgagctgagatcacaccactgcactccagcctgggcgacagagtgagatgccatttcaaaaaaaaaaaggaaagaaaattctgtgtgttCTAATAAAGTTGTAAATTATGTTTACATAGGAGGCAAAGTTTGCTGATCAATCCTATGGAAATTAGTCCAATTTAAGACACCACTGACATAACTCAACCTCTATAAAGTACTAAGTAAATTCTCTTAGAAATATATCTAAAAGCATTCTttcttgtaaatattattttgcaaGACAAATATGACTTTAACAGATTAATTATAAGAGGCAAtgcctaaatcttttttttttccaaaacattttttcacACTTTTGCCAGgaattcattttctctcttttctatttatcCAAGTACCACTTATCCAAGGCCCTATGCAAGCCTCTTTACCATGAAGCCTTCCCAGATTGTCTCAGCCTCTTTTAAGTTTACACCATAGTCCTGCCTGCATTACTCTATGCTACACAGTTCTTGCCATAGGATTCCTAAGTATTCTTTATCCTTGTGTATATTTCTGTTTAACTATGTTGGCTTATCCCTGTTCTAGCACAGTGACTTGCATTAAAAGGCCATGGTAAATGCTAATTACTTGAttgagaaaaattggaaaatccaTAGATGGGAGAACTGGCCAGACCAGGGAGAATTTCTATCCCAGGTATTctttgctatgtaacaaattacccgAAAGCTTAGTGGCTTCAAACAAGAATTTATTATGTTCAAGGATTTATTGGGAATTGGAAAGGAGACATTAGGGCTGGCTTCTCTCTGCCATGAGGTCTGGGGTCTCAGATGAGAAGACTAATCATCAATGGCTGGAGCTGGAATTATCTGAAGACTTACTCATATCTGGTGTTTGAAAGGGAAAGGCTCAAAGGTTAAGACTGCTAAGCGGAGCACCCATCTGTGGCTTCTCTGTGTGGGTTGGCTTCTTCATAACATGGCAGCCCCAGGGGAATCAGACAGGACTCCCAGAAGGAGTATTTCAGTGCAACAAATGAAAGCATTTTTGGACCTGGCCTCTGAAGTCGCATAGTGTCACTTCTACCATACTCTATTGGTTGAAGTAGTCACAAGCCTACCCAGTTTCAAAGGGGAGAAAACATAAACCCCACCTCCTCATGGGAGGAGTGGCAAGGTCACATTATCACATAGCATGTGGGATAGGAACTATTGTAGCAGCCATCTTTGGAAAGTACAACCTGCAATGTTTAAATTCTTTGGAAAATGCAATTTCTAACCCAAGTCTAGGCTTTAACAGACTGCAGTTTTGGACATGTTCAGTCTGTGACCAAATGTTCTGGAACTACATGGAGTCCACAGCCAGAATATCTTGttaataacaatagcaataataGACATCATTTGTTAACACACACTAGTGAATACTTACCAATGTCTTACAAGCATTTCCTAATTCCTCAAATTGACGCTATGATAAAGGGCTAATCATTATTCCATTTTACTAACAAGAAAATTGTGGCACAAAATTGTCAAGTGAGTTGGGCAAGATCAGTGGAAGCAAGATTTGATATCAGCCATGTCTGTCTGACTCTGGAGTCTAGCTTCTTAATCCTGAAGCTGTACTGACTCTATATATGACattgtcagaggcatgtgaaccagagcaactccatctggAATAGGAGCTgtgtaaaataaggctgaggccTACTGGGCTGCGTTCCCAgaaggttaaggcattctaagtcatagGATGAgttaggaggtcagcacaagatatagGTCATAAAGAcgttgctgataaaacagtttgcagtaaagaagcaagccaaaacccaccaaaaccaagatggccacgagagtgacctctggttgtcctcactgctacactcccaccagtgccatgacagcttacaaatgccatggcaatgacaggaagttaccctatatggtctaaaaaggggaggcatgaataatccaccccttgtttatcATATCAtccagaaataaccataaaaatgggcacccagcagccctcggggctgttctgtctatggagtagccattcttttattcctctactttcttaataaacttgctttcactttactctatgggctctccctgaattctttcttatgcaacgtccaagaaccctctctgggGGTCTGAGTCAGGACCTCTTTCCTGTTACAACATTGTTCATCTTAAAGGCTTCAGAGCCCTTCGTTCTTACAGCTCTTTGTAAATAACTAGGTCTATGTGGGGAATGTCACTTTTATCACTGATTCCTCCTGTAGCATGTTATATTGTTTCTGGTTATGTTTCAGCATGCACAAGCCCTTCTGGaaactttgaaaaattatgtttcattcTGTTCCTCTAACCACAACTTGGTCATAAATGCTTCTGGAATTTGTTTTCATCAGCTCAGGGCATCGTTTCTTCCTTTGCTCTTGCCTGCCACAGCAATGTCAAAGCAGCAAGCAAAAACACATCCACTGATAATTCTTTTTATCTTCTAACAGCAACTTTTGTTTCTATGTCTGAATCATCCTTTAGGGCTCATACCCTGTTCTGGAGTGAATGTATTACATCATGTATTTGGAAGGGGTTTTGTTGAGTGCCTGAGTGATGGTTTTCTCCAACTTATGGGGCAGAAGGTTCTTGTCGCTTACTGCCCGAATTTTTCCAATCTAATTAAACACAAATTAGTGAAACCTGAGATACCCTGAGGACTCATTAAAGAGAAACTGCCAAACCTCTGAAAAACAGAATTTCCACATAGATTTCCCTACAGCTATGTTTGTCAATTTGTAGAAAGCTAAGAATACTCCAAGTAGTGATTAACGGTCTGAATGAAATTGCACACACGCACAAAAGAGCCCATTTAATAAACCAACAATGGAAGGTACAACTGTGGATCAACTGCTCCACATTTCTCTCCTTGGAGGTTCAAATGCAGCAATGAAACTAAGCTGGTACTTGAATGAAGTGATTTTCCTCCCTGAAAAGGAATCATGTTTCATCCCTactttctaaattcttttttgttttgccaGACATCTATTCCTTGTATTACATAAGAATAGAAAGCCACAAATTGTCTAGGCACAGGTGGTCTAGCTTTGAAAGATGCTAATATCCACCATTCAACTAGAATCTCCCAGACTGTTTAattggaattttgttttgttctgttttgtttatttgtgtgtttagCATTAGCAGGGGGAACAGAAAACTGTCTCTCCTTTAGGCTGAGCACTTGAGAATAGACTTCCAAACATCAACTTAaaagccaagaaagaaaaaaaaaatactcggGTAACATAACAGCTGCTGAGCTCTACAGAACACAATTACTAAAAACATCTTGTATAGCTGTGAAGGGACACTCAAAGAGCTTTTAGCTAGTATAGATTCCTGGGTAGATTTTAAACTTTCTAAGACAATGCATAGATATATCAATGGAGAACATGCACATCtggaaaaaatcacaaaataactGGGATAGAAAAAGAAGGGAGACAAATTCCCTACAACAGCCACTGAACTACAGCAACCCATGAAACGCAAGGATGGATTAAATGGCAATAAATTCTTTAAGAAATTTAATAGGATTATGTACAGAATATAGTACTCATTTCATTTCCTAGAATGATAAAGGctgtcatcactggtcattagagaaatgcaaatcaaaaccataatgagataccatctcacgccagttagaatggtgatcattaaaaagtcaggaaacaacagatgctggagagggtgtggaaaaataggaatgcttttacactgttggtaggagtgtaaattagttcaaccattgtggaagacagtgtggcaattccccaagggtctagaaccagaaataccatttgatgcagcaatcccattactgggcacatacccaaaggattataaatcattgtactgtaaagacacatgcacatgtgtttattgcagcactgttcacaatagcaaagacttggaaccagcgcaaatgcctatcaatgatagactgcataaagaaaatgtggaacatatataccatggaatactatgcatcataaaaaaggatgagttcatgtcctttgcagggacatggatgaagctggaaaccatcattctcagcaaactaacacaagaacagaaaaccaaacactgcatgttctcactcataagtgggagttgaacaatgagaacacatggacacagggaggggaacatcacacaccagggcctgtcatggggtggggagctaggggagggatagcattaagagaaatacctaatgtaggtgacgggttgatgggtgcatccaaccaccatggcatgtgtatgcctatctaacaaacctgcacgtactGCACATGTATcacaaaacttaaagtataataataataatttaaaaagataaagtctAAAAGGAATCTCAAAACAACATTCTGCGTAACCTTCTtatcttatgttttattttgtttgataagAAGACAATAGAGAAAAAGTAGATAATTATCAGCATGAATGGGACTAGCTACTGGCAACCTAGCTTCTGGGCCGTTACCCTTCCTATCACACTTCTTGGTACCTATGTTTTACAGAGTAGCTTACAGTATTGTTATATGAGTCATTTCATTATATCTTCACATGTGAGATATCAGAAAAGGCATcagttcattttaaagatgatgcATTTACTTAAATGCAATGAAATATAGAAAGTTTAATGTCCTAATGCTAGTTACACAGATAATGATACAAACAAGACCAAACCCCAGGCCTCTAGGtttcaatatatatgtatattatctactctgGAGTTTAAGTGATTATATTCACTGAATGTTGCCATTTATAAATGTCAGGTTCTATACAGTGATACCTTGAATAATGTCCTTTTATAACAAATtcctttgtgaaaaaaaaaagcccatgatattaatagaaaagaaaacagaagcaacaGGCACATAGCAGTAATATTTCATTggtggaaaaatttaaaactaaccaATCAGCAAACACTTttctcagtgttttgtttttggttttttccctagtttaagaaaaatatagctggtcaaaggtaagaaaaagtttatttgctttatttttagccACTACATTTTTTCCCAACTATTCTATTCACCGCCTTCTCTTGTCAGAAAAGGAAAACCTTCTTTCATTCATCTGTCTGGCCATTCATCAGGTTCTTATTGAGCACCTAATCCAAGCTAGAACTATGCTAGCTGCGGGGATACAATGGTAAACAAGAAAGACCAAGAAACCCCCAATCTAGCAGAAGACGTAGACAACTGAAATGGCTTTTGCAGTACAGTGCTCTAAGGGCTTTGATGAGAACAGCATGCTTTGACCGCCACTAACTCCCATTGGGGAGGCCAGCGGGAAACCTCCTGGAGAAAATTACTCTAAGCTGAAACCTAAAACAGGGCAGAGTAGGGAATGAGGAAGAGTTTTTAAGGGAGCAACTGATGTAAAGGAGTAAAACCAAAGCGTTTCCTgttcaaagaactgaaagaagtTGGTGAAAGAGGGGACAGAGGAAAAAGATGGGATTGGATTCGGAGACCAGGGCCGTATCTCACTGAGTGTTGTCAGCCGTGCCAAGGGCTTGAACTCAATCTTAAGGGTAACTGGAGTAAAGTTAAAGCGTTCATTAGggaaaacatgaataaatatcATTCTCCAATAAAATCTCTTTCACCTGGTTTCCAGTAACAACCTCCTAACTGGTTCCCTAACTGGCATGAATGATTTTATTGGAGAATGATATTTATTCATGTTTGTTTTTGgggttgttgtcattgttgttgttgttgtttttgagatggagtctcactctgttgcccaggctggagtgtagtggcatgatcttggctcactgcatctccgtctcccaggttcaagcaattctcctgcctcagcctcctgagtagctgggattacaggcatgcaccaccacgtccggctaatttttgtatttttagtacaacggggtttcaccatattggccaggatggtctggatctcttgaccttgcgatccgcctacctcagcctcccaaagtgctaggattacaggcatgagccaccgtgcctggctctacacattttcttttcttttcttttttttaatataataataatgtttatgcGAGGGAATCAGGATAAAACTAAAATAACAGACTAAACGTACATAAGAGAGAGGGGTAATTGAAGTTaaagcattctttttctttcttttttttttttaggtggacaGGAAGTAGAATTTATTGGTGAGTATTAAGAGGGGGAAGCACAGTGAAAGCCCTCATGAGTGCAGGGCCCGCCACTTCTCTAGAGGGCCACAACTGGGAAGGTACTTGACCCCACAGCCACCTGGGATGAGCCGCTTCTCAGCCACCATGTCTTCAAATTCATTGGCATTGAACTTGGTGAAGCCccacttctttgagatgtggatCTTCTGGCAGCCAGGAAACTTGAACTTGGCCCTGCCCAGGGCCTCAATCACGTGCTCCTTGTTCTGCAGCTTGGTGCGGATGGAGATGATAACTTGGCCAACTGGCCACAGTGCCCCGGGGCTTTCCAAAGGCACCTCGCATGCCTGTTTGGAGCCTACATTGGGGTAGTGCAAGGTCAAAAACATGTACATCCATCTGAAAGGACTGTCTCCAAGGTCCTTTAGAGCAACCCATACAACAAACAGGCTGCATACACTACCAAGGAAGCTGCTGTTTGCAGCCATTGCACACTGGGACACATTTTCTTAACACAAGTTTGAATTCCCCAGGACTCATTATTTTGACCTCTGCTTTCTGAAATGGAAGTTTGACGTAgatatacattcttttccttaACAAAGGAGTTACAGATCATGAGTTGGTTAGTGCAATATACTTAAAATTGCTCCTTGCACATATGTCCACAAGTTTATCTTCTTCCCCTGGGTTCACAGTTTCCTCTGTTACCCTTACAGGGTCTCtgcatctgtattcacatgggaCAGGCTTGAGCAGCACAGCTCAGACCTCAGCTCGGCTGGGACGTTGTAGAAGAAAGTAGAGTACCAGGAGGAGAATGAAGTAGATGAATTCTAAGATTCTACGCTCTCTAGTGGAGAGTTGTTTCCTAAAAAATTATCAGACCACACATTCCACACATGAAAAATTCATCATACTTTGAAGATAATTAAAGTAAATGTCATCCAATTTTAACCAAATTTCTGTTCTACCACTAAAGGACATGCAAatggcttcttttaaaaatatatatagccaGAATGGTTTTTGGCaatataacaatgaaaaaaactgaaacaTTTTGGGGGTAATTAACTCATGTTTTAGATATCTACCATTATTAAAGTTTTCATGGGTAAGACTAGATCTTAAAACAGATTGATTTTTTGATGACCAGAAACTGAACTGAATTTGAACAAGTCCCATTGGGACTGAATTTTTAGCATCTCAGAAGTGGTGTTTAAAACCACACTACTCTGACAATGGGAAACCAATGAACATAGTACAGCCACAGGATCTTTATATACTGCAATGGGTGGAAGTAAAGTTTccctaaaataaaattgatgttCCTATTATCAATTATCCCACAAGGAAGTAAATCCTGAGACAAGAAAGGAGGGCTTGGGAAATATATGTCAGTTACCGAGGACAAAGAGAACCTCTCCCTTTTCTAGGTGAGGGACTCATCTTAATGAGCAATGAAGCCTCAATACTGTAACAGCCAGTGCTAGTGACTGGGCATGGGGTGAGTTGCCCCTATAATCAAGAATAAAGCAAGCACCTGTCTGATGAGGAACCCCCAAAGGATTTGGAACAGAGGCGGCAATTTTCAGATGTTTTGTATAAGTTGCACTTCCCTTCTATTATTCTCAAAcaacatgttttaaaatgctCCAAATCCTAAAAATCTGAAAATGATTAAATGTAGTTCCTGGCCTCTCCTTTactaagagaaattaaagaaaaaggagaCGCCCAACTGCTGGAGTGCACATGTCTAGTGGAGTTGTTTACCCTTTCCCAAGTCCGAGGTGGCTTTGGCAGCAGCAATTATGGTTAGAGAAAACCGTGCCTACAGTGATGTTCTCACAGACAGTTCAGTAGAAAAAGGCCAGCTGAAGAGAGATTCTGGAGCAACCAGCACCTGAGCCAGTGGTGTGGATGCCCTGCCATGAGGGCCTGCAGCAGCATGCAGTGAGAACATTCGGGATTTCCTTTTGAGAATGTCAAGTCATCACGGACAGCGGCTCATGAGTCAGACCTCACCCCGTGTATCATCGTCAGAACACCATCCATGGTGGTTTGGACCATTACGcagttttaaattgtttttgttcttattcATTGTTTAATTTATATCTGTGGTGGATCATTGGTTAAAGACAGGAAGCAAAAGAACACTGATGTTGAAATACAAATTTATACGAAACATAAAAGAGATAATTCTATAAATTCCCTTAAGAGTTTCTTTAACCAAACCTACCAGTTGCATTGAACtaatcaaaatatttatatagcacATCACGCTCTCTCTAGTTCTACTTTTAGAATGTTAAAAGGGAAACTATTTTGCCAATAATATGGAATTTGGGTTTTTTGTCTAATGGGATTAAATATTATCCataacaaaatgttttatttgagcATAGGCTAGGAAAATGACAACTGAAATCTTTTCTCTGAACCCATATTTTaggaacaaaaatataaaaattatttcaataaaacacttgtgtttttaaaagtaaaatccaAGAAATCCAAACATAAAATAAGCAGTTTTGTTGATGTCGCCACAAGTAGttacatttatatctatattttaatatatatttggtccccaactaaatattatagaaatcattttacatttcagatctttcaactttttaaaactaaaaaaaatttttaaataaaattttaaaaaattgatagcaAATGTTACTTGTTAAGTgggaaaaagttaaaatgtattttatataataattattaagatTATATTTAAACAATCAATTAAGATAACCAtgtaatttatcatccaaactaGAACAGTTTTGAGAATGGAAAGGGCTACTAATAATCATCATCCCAGGAGAATATATAAAATCCAGGCCTATCCTAAGGAAATGGGACTTTTGGTAATACTACTAAGAATATGATCTGTAATAACATATTGGccttttcataaattttaaatgatttattatgCAACACATAAGATGACGAGATGATTTTTACTGTAGAAGGGATATATGCCAGAAAACGAACCTAAACTAGATTGTGCTATTTTAATCCAAttccttcatttcacagatgaagatcATAAACCTAAATATGCTAAAAGGTGACCAAGGTATGACACCTAAGCTAGAAGAAACTTTCATGCCTTTAAATTATAACGACTTGCTTGATGACAGATGACCGGGAAATTAAAAACGTAATT
The sequence above is a segment of the Pan paniscus chromosome 10, NHGRI_mPanPan1-v2.0_pri, whole genome shotgun sequence genome. Coding sequences within it:
- the LOC117975301 gene encoding large ribosomal subunit protein uL16-like, translated to MAANSSFLGSVCSLFVVWVALKDLGDSPFRWMYMFLTLHYPNVGSKQACEVPLESPGALWPVGQVIISIRTKLQNKEHVIEALGRAKFKFPGCQKIHISKKWGFTKFNANEFEDMVAEKRLIPGGCGVKYLPSCGPLEKWRALHS